The Rhodococcus antarcticus DNA segment CGGCGCGGACATGGATGCCGACGGGCCCTCGGGATGGTCCACGGTCGGGGAGAGCGTGGCCAACGGTGGAACAGCAGACGTGGTCGTGGACGCCTGGATGGCGAGCCCTCCCCACCGGGCGAACATCCTAAACCTCCGGTTCACCGTCATCGGGGTCGGCTCGGTCACCGGTGCGGGCAAGACCTGGAGCATCACGGAGTTCGCGGACGTGGCCGACGCCAGAGCTCCCACCACGACACCCGAGGGAGCTGGACCGGTCACCACGACACCGCTGACGAGTGCCGGCCGGCTGGGCACCGTGTCCCCGTCCGGGGTGCTCGCGGTCAAGCATGGCAGGCTGTTGAGCAGCTGGACAACTGTCGGCACGGGCGTGACGGGCTACGCGCTGGACGGTCTTAGGCTGGGCGTGATCAACAGCGCTGGCGTCGCCGCCGTTAAGGAGGGTGACGTGAGCGCGCCGTGGGTCCTGGTGCCGTCTGGGGTCAGCCAGCTGGCCATGGCGGCCACCCGGCTCGCCGTGGTGACGAACGGCACCGTGATCGCAAAGGACGGTCCGCTGACGGTCCCATGGGTCGTCCTCACCTCAGCGGACTCCGTCACGATGTGGGGCAACCGCATCGGGGTGCTGAGCGGCAGGCAGGTGCTGCTCACGGAAGGCTTCTCCGGGCGCCGGGCCGTCCTGGCGACGCCGGGCGTTCAAGCGCTCGCACTGTCCGACAACCGGGTCGGCATCGTCGCGGGGTCGACGATCAGCGTGAAGGAAGGGGGCCTGGACGCCGGCTGGGTCGGGGTTTTCGACGGCGTTCAGCTGACCCTCTCGTCCTGAGGCCACCACGGAGCGAAGGGCCCTGCACCGGGACGTTGGTATCCTTCGTCGTCGTGACCTCTGCACCGTGGGACCTCGTCGTCGTCGGCTCCGGCTTCTTCGGCCTCACCATCGCCGAGCGGACCGCGACGCAGCTGGGCAAGAAGGTGCTGGTGCTCGACCGCCGCCACCACATCGGCGGCAACGCCTACTCCGAGCCGGAGCCCGAGACGGGCATCGAGATCCACAAGTACGGCGCGCACCTGTTCCACACGTCGAACGAGCGGGTCTGGGAGTACGTCAACCAGTTCACCTCGTTCACGGGCTACCAGCACCGGGTGTTCACCGTCCACGACGACAAGACCTACTCGATGCCGGTGAACCTGGCCACGATGTGCGCCTACTTCGGTCGCGCCCTCACCCCGGACCAGGCCCGCGGGCTCGTGGCGGAGCAGGCCGCGGAGATCGACGGCAAGGAGGCCGCGAACTTCGAGGAGAAGGCGGTCTCGCTCGTCGGCCGCCCGCTCTACGAGGCCTTCTTCAAGGGCTACACCGCCAAGCAGTGGCAGACCGACCCCACCGAGCTGCCCGCGGCCATCATCAGTCGTCTGCCGGTCCGGTACACCTTCGACAACCGCTACTTCAACGACACCCACGAGGGCCTGCCCACCCACGGCTACACGGCCTGGATCGAGGCGATGGCCGACCAGCCCGGCATCGAGGTGCGTCTGGACACCGACTGGTTCGACGTGCGCGACGAGGTGCTCGCCGCCAACCCCGGCGTCCCCGTTGTCTACACCGGACCGCTGGACGCCTACTTCGGCAACGTCGAGGGCGAGCTGGGGTGGCGCACGCTGGACTTCGAGCAGGAGGTGCTGGCCACCGGCGACCACCAGGGGACCCCGGTGATGAACTACGCCGACGCCGACGTCCCGTTCACCCGCATCCACGAGTTCCGGCACTTCCACCCGGAGCGGGACTACCCGACTGACAAGACGGTCATCATGCGGGAGTTCAGCCGCTTCGCGGAGCCGGGCGACGAGCCGTACTACCCGATCAACACCGCCGAGGACCGGGCGAAGGTGACCGCGTACCGCGAGCTGGCCAAGCGGGAGACCGCCGACCGCAACGTCCTGTTCGGTGGTCGGCTCGGCACCTACCAGTACCTGGACATGCACATGGCGATCAGCAGCGCGCTGTCGATGTACGACAACAGGATCGCCCCCTACTTCACCGAGGGTCGGCCACTTGCCGGCTCGCTGGAGGACTGAACACCGATGACCGCCACGACGAGCACGATGGTTGCCCAGCGAGGCCTCTTCGGGGGGCCCTCCCCGCTGGTCTCCGACGACATGTACTGCCTGGTCGAGCGCGGGATCGCGCACCGCAGCCGGACCCGGGTGCAGCTCGAGCCGGATGCACGGGTCAGCACCAACACCTACTTCGGCCGCCTGCCCGCGAGTTACTGGCAACGCTGGACCGCGGTCACCGAGGTCACCGTCTCGGCCACCGTCGCCGGGCGGGGCCGCGTGGCCGTCGTGGCCTCCGACGTCGAGGGCGAGACCCGCACGGTGAGCAGTGCAGCCGTCGACGGCGACGGGACGCTCCGCCTCGCGGCGAGCATTGATCACTTCGTGGACGGTGGCGCCCTGTGGGTGGAGGTCACCAGCACCACCGAGCGCCTCGTCCTGGAGGACCTCACGTGGTCGGTCGACGCGCCCGCCGAGCACCGGCCCGCCTCCGTCGTCATCTGCACCTTCAACCGGGCCGACGACTGCGTGGCCACGCTCGCCGCGATGGCCGAGGACGGAACCGCGCTGGCCGGCGTGGAGACGGTGTACGTGGTCGACCAGGGCACCGACCGGGTGGAGTCCCGCGAGGGCTTCGCGCGCGTCTCCGCCCTGCTCGGGGACAAGCTCCGCTACATCACCCAGCCCAACCTCGGTGGCGCGGGTGGCTTCACCCGTGGACTGTTCGAGGTGACCGACCAGACCGGCTCCGAGCACGCAAACGTCATCTTCATGGACGATGACGTGCTCTGCGAGCCCGAGACGGTGCTGCGCCTCAACGCCTTCGCCAACAAGACGGTCGAGCCCGCGATCATCGGCGGGCAGATGCTGTACCTCCTGCACCCCGAGCAGCTGCACGTCGGTGCCGAGCGCGCGGACCTGCCGACGCTGGCTGCGGGGATCGCCACCCCCCGGGCGCTGCACGACATCGACGTGACCGAGAACCACCAGGACGAGCGGGTCGACGGCGCGTACAACGGTTGGTGGACCTGCCTCATACCCGCCGAGATCGTGCAGAAGATCGGCTTCCCGCTGCCTCTGTTCTTCCAGTGGGACGACATCGAGTACGGCTACCGCGCCCGTGCAGCCGGCCACGCGACGGTGACCCTGCCCGGCGCCGGGGTCTGGCACGCCGACTTCGCCTGGAAGGACTGGGACGACTGGCACCGGTACTTCAACATCCGCAACGCCATGGTCACCGCGGCCCTGCACAGCGACTTCAACGGCAAGCAGGTCGCCAAGGGTCTCCGAGCGCAGCTCACCCGCTACCTGCTTTCCATGCAGTACGGGTTGGCGGCGACGATGATCCGCGCCGTGGAGGACTTCCTCGAGGGCCCGGAGCTCCTGCACGACGGCGGACAGGCCGCCGCCGGCGCTATCCGCAAGGAGCGCGCCGGCTACCCGGAGACCGTCCGGCACCCGGCCTCGGCGGTGCCGGGTCTGCGGGCGGCCGACATGTCCATCGTCGTCGCACCCCCGGCGCCGAGCCTCAAGCGCGTGATCCTCGTCAAGCGGATCCTGGACCAGGCCCTAGGCCGCACCCAGGCGACCACCGTCGCCATCCCCGCGGCTGAGGCCCACTGGTGGCACGTCTCGAAGTTCGACCAGGCCGTGGTGACCGACGCCTCCCAGGAGGGCGTACGGCTACGCCGTCGCGACCCCGGGGTGGCGAAGGAGCTGCTGGTTCGCGGGATCAAGGTGTGCCGTCGGCTCAGCGTCGAGGCGCCGCAGCTGCAGGCGAGGTACCAGGCGGCCATGCCGCAGCTCACCAGCCGGGAGAACTGGGCCCGCCTCTACGGCAGGTCCTGAGGACGTCCCCCGCGCTCAGGCCCGGGGGACGCTGGTGATCTCCACGACGAGCTGCTCGTTGTCGAAGGTGTACCCGAGGTAGGCGAACTCGACCCCGGTCCGCTCGACGAACTCGGTCCACGCCCTGTGCTCGCCGCCCTGCCAACCCGGGTAGTTGAAGTACTCGTCGAAGACCACGATCGAGCCAGCCACCAGTCGGGGGCCCACGTGCTCGAACACGGTGACCGCCGCGCTGTAGAGGTCAGCGTCGACGTGCAGCAGGGCGACGGGCCCGGGGTGCGCCGCGAGGAACTCGGGCAGCGTGTCCTCGAACAGGCCCACCACGAGCTCAGCGCCCGGCACGTCCGGCAGCGACTCCTGGGAGAAGGCACCCGTCGGGAACCCTGTGCGCCAGTCCTCGGGCAGACCGGTGAAGACGTCGAACCCGTGGACACCGCGACCCGGCAGGCTCTCGACGATGATCCGCAGCGTCGCCCCGGTGGCCACGCCGAACTCGAGCGCAAGCCCGTCGACGGCCACCCGGCCGGCGCCGAACCGCAACGTGTCGTACGGGTGCGGGAACGACGGCGCCGTGGGCATCCGGTGGAGGATGAACGCCTCGCTCTCAGCCGCTGCGCGGACCTCGGCGGCGAAGAAGAGGTCCCTGCGCTGCCGCCACTCGAGATCGACGATGGCCTTGGCCAGGAGATCCCTCGCGGCGGCCGCCTCCTCGCGGCAGCGGACGACCTCGGCGACCAGCTGGTCGCGCACCCCGAGCAGCTCTGCGCGATCAGCGTCACGACGCTCGTCGAGCACTTCACGCACGGCGTTCTGAACCTTGGTGTGCGCGGATTCGCGCAGGCGCCGCAGCATCGGTGTCTCCTCGATCGGGTGACAGGGTCGGGGACCGCCACCCCGTGTTCACGGGCGGGGTCACGGTGTGGTCGTGGAGCAGTGTGACACCACCCCGCACCGGGCCCTCAGGACCACCAGCGCTCGAGAACCTGCGCCACGCCGTCCTGGGTGTTCGGGGGGGCCACCTCGTCGGCCACGGCCAGCGCGTCAGGGTGCGCGTTGCCCATGGCCACCCCGAGCCCGGCCCAGCGCAGCATGGGGACGTCGTTGGGCATGTCCCCGAAGGCCACCACGTGCGACGCGGGCACGGCGAGGGTGTGAGCCACCGCCGAGAGGCCGCTGGCCTTGGTGACGCCGGGCGCGGCCAGCTCGACGAGCCCGTTGTCGGTGGACCAGGTGAGGTCCACCAGCCCGTCCAGCTCGACCCGCAGCGCCGCGGCCATCGAGCCGCTCGTCATCTCCGGGTGCCGGACGAGGAGCTTGACCGCGGGCTCGGCCAGCACCAGGTGGTCCTCCACCTCCACGTCGTCGGGGTTGAGCCAGGCGTGCACGTACCCCGGCGCAGCGACGAACTGCGGGGTGGCGTCGTCGTGCGCGCTGCGCCCGACCCGCTCGGCGGCCAGCCCGCAGCCCGGCAGCAGGCGCTCGGCCACGTCGGCCACCTCGCGGAGCAGCTCGACGGGGAGCAGCTGGGCGCTGACCACCTCGTCGGTGGCCGGGTCGTAGAGCACCGCGCCGTTGGCGCACACCGCCATCGGCGCGAACCCGAGCTGGTCCACCACCGGCGCGATCCACCGGGGCGGGCGGCCGGTGACCAGCACGAACGGCACGCCCCGGGCGCGCACGGCCTCGATCGCGGCGCGGGTCCGGGGGCTCACCCGGTCGGTGCCGTCGAGCAGCGTTCCGTCGACGTCGCTGGCCACGAGCTGGGGGGGCTGCACGCCCGACATCCTGCCCGCTACCGTCGGTTCCCATGCGAGTGGGAGTGGTGCTGCTGCCCCAGGCCCGGTGGGCGCTGGCCCGGGAGCAGTGGCAGCGGGTCGAGGCCCTGGGCTTCGACCACGCCTGGACCTACGACCACCTGGCCTGGCGCTCGCTGGCCGACGAGGCGTGGTTCGGCACCGTGCCGCTGCTGGCCGCTGCCGCGGTGGCCACGGAGCGGGTGCGCCTGGGCACCTGGGTGGCCTCGCCGAACTTCCGGCACCCGGTGACGTTCGCCAAGGAGCTGATGACCCTGGACGACCTCTCCGACGGCCGCTTCACCCTGGGCGTGGGCGCGGGCGGCACGGGGTTCGACGCCACGGTGCTCGGGGGTGCGGTGTTGTCTCCGCGCGAGCGGGTGGACCGGCTGGCGGAGTTCGTGGGCCTGCTCGACGAGCTGCTGCGCGAGCCGGTGACCACCGTGCACGGGGCGCGGTACTCCGCCGTGGACGCCCGGATGCTCCCCGGGTGCCTCCAGCGGCCCCGGCTGCCCTTCGTGGTCGCCGCCAACGGACCGCGCGCGATGCGGGTGGCCGTCGCGCACGGGGCCGGCTGGGCCACCACGGGCCCGGAGGGCGTCACCGGCGAGCAGTGGTGGAGCGCGGTGGCCGGGCTGGTGGGGCGGCTGGAGGACACCGAGGTCGACGGTCGGAGCGGCACGGGGCTCGAGCGGTACCTCAACCTGGACTCCGGCGGGGTGTACGCGCTGAGCTCGGTGGAGGCCTTCCGCGACCAGGTGGGGCGGGCGGACGAGCTCGGGTTCACCGACGTGGTGGTCCACCACCCGCGGACCGAGGGCGTCTACGCCGGACGCGTCGAGGTCCTCGAGGCCGTGGCCGCCGAGCTCTAGCCCGCCGCGCCGCGGCCACGTGGAACCTCGTGGCCGTCCGAGCCGTGCCTGGGCGGCCACGTGGAACCTCGTGGCCGCGAGCCGTACCGGTCAGCCGTGCTTGCGCCCGTCCATCTTCGCCCGGCGGGCGGCCACCTTGCCGCGGGTGTCGGCGCGGTCCAGGGTCACCACCTCGTCGGGCGTCGGCGCGCTGCCGCCCATCGACGCCGGCACCCACGGCGCACCCGCGGGGTGACCATCGGGGTAGTCCGCCCGCACCCGGTCGAGCTGGGTCTGCATCCGGTCCTTGACCAGGTTCGTCAGCTCCAGCGCCGAGCCCGTCGCCTCGATCGGGGCGCCGATGTCCACCGAGATCGGGGTGCCGGTACGTCCGAGGTGCTTGGGCGCCCGCTTGGTCCACACCCGCTGCGAGCCCCAGATGACCGTGGGCAGGATCGGCACCCCGGCCTCCAGGGCCATCCGTGCGGCCCCGGACTTGAACGCCTTGAGCTCGAAGCTGGAGCTGATGGTGGCCTCGGGGAACACGCCCACCACCTCGCCGTCGCGCAGCGCCTGCACGGCCACGTCGAACGCGCCGGCGCCGGCGGCGCGGTCCACCGGGATGTGGTGCATGCCACGCATGAGCGGGCCGCCCACCGGGTGGGCGAACACCTCGGCCTTGGCCATGAACCGGACGTACCGGCCCCGGGGCTTCGCCGCGAAGCCGGCGTAGGTGAAGTCGAAGAAGCCGATGTGGTTCATCACCACCAGCGCGCCCCCGCTGCGCGGGACGTTCTCGGTGCCCGTGAGCCGGAACTTCAGCCCCTGGACCCGGAACATGGTGCGGGCGATCGCGATGACGGTTGAGTACACGGGCTCCACGCAGGTGAGGCTAGTGGTTGGGTGCCCCGGGCCGGGCCCGCCTACCCTGGACCGGTACAGGCGGGTCTTCAGGAGGGTGTCGGAGTGCAGGTCACGAGCATCGGTCACGCGGGGTTCCACGTGCGGACGGCGGCGGGGAGCGTGCTGTGCGACCCGTGGGTGAACCCGGCGTACTTCGCCTCCTGGTTCCCGTTCCCGGACAACACGACCCTGGACTGGGACGCGCTCGGGGCCTGCGACTACCTCTACGTCTCCCACCTCCACAAGGACCACTTCGACCCGGCGCTGCTGGCCGCGCACGTCAACAAGGACGCCACCGTCCTGCTGCCGGACTACCCCGTGCCGGACCTGCGTCGCGAGCTCGAGGCGCTGGGCTTCCACGACTTCCTCGAGACCACCACCGAGACCAAGCACCGCGTCACCGGGCGCGACGGCAACGTGCTCGACCTCATGATCATCGCGCTGCGCTCCCCCGCCGACGGGCCGATCGGCGACTCCGCGCTGGTGCTCGACGACGGCGAGACCGTCCTGTTCAACATGAACGACGCCCGCCCCGTGGACCTGGACCTGCTGGAGCGCGAGTTCGGCCGCGTCGACGTGCACGCCCTGCAGTTCTCCGGCGCCATCTGGTACCCGATGGTCTACGACCTGCCCGAGCGGGCCAAGGTCGCCTTCGGCACCCAGAAGCGGCAGCGGCAGATGGACCGGGCCCGGCGCTACGTGGAGCAGGTCGGCGCGACGTGGGTGATCCCGTCCGCGGGCCCGCCGGCGTTCCTCGACGACGAGCTGCGCTACCTCAACGACGACCGTGGCGATCCCTCGAACATCTTCCCGGACCAGACGGTGTTCCTGGACCAGATGCGACGCAACGGGGCCGAGCAGGGCCTGCTGATGCTGCCCGGCTCGACCGCCGACTGTCACGGGTCCGCCGAGCCCGTGCTGACCCACGCGATCGACCCCGCGTCGGTGTTCGGGAACGGGGACGACGGGGTCAAGGCCGCCTACGTCGAGGCCTTCGCCCAGCGCCAGCGTCCGGTGGTCGCCGCGGCCAAGGCGTCCTGGGCGCCGGCGGAGGGGGAGCCCCTGCTGGCCCCGCTGAAGGCCCTGTTCGAGCCCCTCATGGCCCAGGCGGACGCGATCAGCACGGGCATCGGTGGCCCGGTGGTCCTCGAGCTCGGGGCGGAGATGGTGGTGCTGGACTTCGCCACGCGCACGGTGCGCGCCGGGGTCGAGGGCGAGAAGTCCCGCTACGGGTTCGCGATCCCGCCGGAGCTCGTCCGCACGGTGCTCCGCGACGGCGAGCACGACTGGGTCAACTCGATCTTCCTGTCCACCCGGTTCCGCGCCTGGCGGGTGGGGGGATACAACGAGTTCCTCTACACGTTCTTCAAGTGCCTCACCGACGAGCGGATGGCCTACGCGGACGGCTGGTTCGCCGAGCAGCACGACGACGGCGCCGAGATCGTGCTCGAGGGCTGGAGGGTCCAGAAACGCTGCCCGCACCTCAAGGCGGACCTCTCCCGGTTCGGGGTGGTCGAGGGCACGACGATGACCTGCCAGCTGCACGGCTGGCAGTGGAACCTGGAGGACGGGACCTGCCTCACCAGCGCCGGGCACGAGCTGCGGGTCGAGAAGGCGTAGCCGGGGGTCGGTCAGCCGCGGGCCAGCGCTCCGGCCAGCACCGTCGCGAACAGCTCGTCCACCTCGGTCCCGGCGGCCCGGGCCATCACCGCGACCACGCTGGTGCGGGCGAAGGAGCAGTACAGCCCGGCCTCCAGGAACCACGGCTGCCCGTCCGGGTCGATGCGGAAGTCGAACAGGCTGTAGTCCCGGCAGCCCAGGGCCCGGTGGCAGGCCTTCGCTGCGGCCCACACCGCCTCGGTGATCGGGTCGGACGGGTCGACGACCCAGGCGTGCGCGGCGTCCTTGGCCACCAGCCCCAGCCCCGCGGACCCCGAGCTGATCTTGTCCTCGTGCAGGCGCACCGGCTTGTGCTCGCCCACGGCGTACTCCTCCAGCGGCAGGCCGACGAGCTCGCCGTCGCGGTCCACGATGCCGCAGCGGACCTCACGGCCGAGCTCGACGTAGCGCTCCACGAGCACCTCGTCGGACTCGGCGAACGCCGCCTCGAGCGCGGCCGGGTACTCCTCGGCGCTGCGCACCAGGGCCAGGCCGAGCGAGTTGTCGGTGTCCACCGGCTTGACGACGACGGGCGGGGCGAGGGCGGGCCGGTCGCCGCGACGCAGCAGCTGCCCCTCGGGCACCCGGACCCCCGCCGACGCGACCACCGCCCGGGCCCGCGCCTTGTGCGCCCCCAGGGCCATGACGTCCGCGGGGTTGCCCAGCAGCGGGATGCCCAGCAGCTCGACCAGGGAGCGGTACGTCGTCATGCCGGGGATGCAGAACATCTGCGGCACAACGGCGTCGACACCCAGGGCCACGATCCGCTCGACGGCCTCGGACAGCGGTAGGGCCGGAGCCGCCGCGAGGGCCGTCGGGGTGAGCCCGTCCGGGAAGCACCACCGACCGTCGGGGCTGACGTGGGCGACGAGGTGGACGTACCGCGCGGGGTCGTCGAGCGCGGCGAGCGCGTCCGCGGCGTAGAGCCGGGAGAGGTCGGCGTAGAACTCGCTGGCGGCGGAACCCACCAGGTGCAGGATGCGCTGCATCAATCCCCCCCGGGCTCGACCAGCTTGCCGATGTTGACGTCGATCTTGAGCCAGCTCCCCCCGCGGCGCAGGTTCTGCACCAGCAGCCAGGGGATGTGCACGTGGTGGACCATGAGGAACGGCAGCGGGTCGTCGAGGGAGAAGATGGCGTCCTTGCCGGCCAGGATGGTCCGCAGGCGCGCGCGGCGGGTGCCCGGCTGCGTCGCCAGCCGCCACACCTCCTGGTAGAGCCAGTAGGTGGGCAGGCTGCCCGGCAGCGGGGTGATCGGCCCCACCCCGTCCTCCAGGTACGCCCGGGCGAGGTCCGGGTGGTCGTGGAACATCGTGATCGCCGAGTGGGTCCGTGGGTTGCACTCGATGGCGACGACCTCCCCGGAGGCCTCCTCGATGACGTCGAACGAGAGCTGCCCCGTCACCCCCGTCGCGCGGCAGAACGTCCGCACCCACTCCTCGATCGCAGGCTTGTCCACCTCGGCGTAGTTCAGCTGGGAGGCCGAGGACTCGCAGCACGCCCACACCTGGACCTCGCCGCCCCGGACGGTGCCGTGGGTGCAGTACTCCTGCCCGGTGACGAGCTCCTGCAGGATCCAGGGGTTGTCCTCGGAGATGGGCAGCGAGGCGGCGAAGGCCAGGGTCTGCGCCGGGGTCGGACGGGGCAGCGGCGTGAGGTCGAGGCGGCGCACCGGGTCGTAGGCGATGCTCTTGAGGATGTAGGTGAGCCCCGTGGCGGCGAAGTCGAAGGCGGCGACCTGGGCGGGGGCGGTGACCCGGTGCGTCTCGGGCACGCGCAGACCGAGCGAGGCGGCCAGCGCGGCGAACCGGTCCTTGTCGTCCACGTCCCGCAGCTCGTCCGGGTCGAGGTGGACGACCTCGCAGAACGGGCTCAGCGCCGCCTTGGCCACGGCGTCGTGGTAGCTGGCCACCGGGCTGCAGACCGGGACGTAGACGTCCACACCCTCGGCCCGCACGATGTCCAGCAGCGCCTGCGTGTACCCCGCTGCGTCCGGCGCGGGCACCACGTGGAAGCGGTCGACCGCCCGGGAGAAGCGGTGCCCGGTGAGCCGGTAGGTGCCCTGCTCGACCAGCACCACCCGGTGCCCGGCGGCGTGGAAGGACCGCGCCAGCTGCAGGGCCTTGGTCATCTTCCCACCGCTGACCAGGACGGTGCGCGGCTCGGCGGCCACCTGCCGGGCGGGCGGGCGCACGGCCGAGCGCAGCAGGGCGGCCCCGGTGACCAGCAGGTTCACTGGGGCCACCGCGGTCAGCAGCCCCAGCATCCCCACGGTGCGGGCCGCGTCGCGCACGGTCACACCCGGCGCAGGATCGTGAGCCCGTCCCGCACCGGCAGCAGCGCCTGCTCCACGCGCGGATCGTCGGCGACGGCGCGGTTGAACGCCGCGACCGCGTCCCCGTTGGGGGTGGACCCGCACCAGGGCTGGCCCTGCATCAGCGTGTTGTCCACGCAGACCACCCCGTGCTCGGTGAGCAGGTCACCGTCCAGCACCTGCTGCAGGTAGCCGAGGTAGCCGCCCTTGTCCGCGTCGAGGAACACCAGGTCGAAGCGCTCACCCGCCGCCGCGAGCTCGGCCAGGGTGTCCGCCGCCGGGGCCACCCGGACAGTGATCTTGTGACCGTCCGGGGAGGCGTCGAAGCACTCACGGGCGATGCCCGCCACGTGCGCGTCCACCTCGCAGGCCACGACCGTGCCGTCCGCGGGCAGCGCCTCGGCCATCGCCAGCGAGGAGTACCCGGTGAACATCCCGACGTCCAGCACGCGTCGGGCCCGCCCCAGGTGCACGAGCAGCTTCAGCGCCTGGCCCTCCACGTGGCCCGAGAGCATCTCCTGCTCGAGCTGCGGGGCGGATCCGTGGTCGCCCCAGTCCTCGGCCGCGGTACGGGCGGCCAGTGCCCGCAGGGCCGGGGACTCCGGGGTGGTGCACGCGCTGACGTAGGGGTCCAGCCCGCCGGCGAGGGCGCTCGCCCGCCGCAGGCGCGCCCGCAGGTCCTCGCCCACCCCGTCCGTCGCGTCGAGGCGGGCGCTGATCTCGGCCAGCTCCGCCGCCAGGATCCCCACCGGGGTCACCGGACGGGTGGTGGTGGAGACCGTCACGCGGGGACCGGATCGACGGCGTGCTCGGGGGTCATGAACATGTCCACGCCATCACCCCCGCGCGGGTACGAGCGGCAGATCTCCTTGTGCGCCGCCAGGGTCTGCTCCAGCTCGTCCCTGGTCAGGTCGTTGAGGAAGTCGCAGCTGCCGATCGGGTGCGGCACCGCGCAGCGCTGCTGGCCGTCCCGGGTGCGGATGATCGACTCGGTGGCCCGCCAGACGAGCTCCGGGGTGAAGTACGGGCTGTCCATCGACAGGCCCAGGCCGCTCATGAGCGTGTGGATGCGGTCGCGGTCCGCGGCGGAGATCAGTCCCCGGCGCTCCGCCAGCGTGGCCGAGAACGCCATGTCGATGGTGATGCCGTGGCCGTGGAACATCGGCACGTCCGGGGTGAGCTCCAGGGTGGGGCTCCAGGTGTGGCCGTAGGCGATGACGCGGTCCAGCATCAGCTCGTGCAGGTTGGGCACCTCGAGCTCGAGCATGGTGTCGATGGCCTGCCAGGTGATGGTGTTGCCCGCCGCGACCAGCTCCGGGGTCCCGTCGAGGTGACCGAAGCGGGTGCGAAGCAGGTCCTGACCGTGCTCCTCGAGCAGCTCGAAGACCTGCTGGTTAGCGACGACGGCGATCTTGATGAGCTCCGCCATGCCGTTGCGGACCTGGTCCTCGGGCAGCGTGGCCAGGAACCCGAAGTCCAGGATGACCTTCTGCGACGCGTGGTAGGCGCCGAGGCGGTTCTTCAGCTTGCCGTGGTTGGCCCCGACCTTGATCGACACGCTCGCGTCGATGAGCCCGATCAGCGTGGTGGGGACCCGGATGTAGTTGGTCTTGCGCTTGTAGGTGGAGCAGGCGAAGCCCGCGACGTCGGTGACGAGCCCCCCGCCGACCACCAGCACCGGCTCCTTGCGGACCAGCCCGAAGTCGGAGAAGGCGTCGACGATCTGCTCGAGGGTCCGCAGCGTCTTGCCGGTCTCCTTGATGGTGACCAGGGAGACGGTCAGCTCGATCTCGTGGTGGGCGAAGTACGCCTGGATCTGGTCGCCGTAGAGGCGGTACACGGCGTCGTCGATCACCATCAGGCAACGACCCCAGGACCGGTAGCTGTCGGCGATCTCAGTGCTCCCGAGGGCGAAGGCGCCCGTCGAGTACAGCAGGTCGAACTCGATCTTCTCGTAGCCCTCGACGTGGAACGAGGTCTCCGTCGCGGTGTAGGTCGCCTGCACGCTCATGGGGTTCTCCTGGGGTCTGGGGGACGGGGTTGCCGGACGAGCTCAGAGCAGGGGGGAGAGCTCGCTGAGGTCGATCCGGTCGACGACGTGGTGCGCGCGGGCGAAGTCGTGCCCGGCGGTGTTCTCGTTGGGGAAGGCGACGCAGTCCACGCCGGCGGCCACCGCGGACGCGACACCGCCCACGTTGTCCTCGATGGCGACGCAGTGCTCGGCCTGCTCGCCCAGCTGCTCCAGCGCGAAGGCGTAGACGGCACCGTCCGGCTTCGGTGTGCTGACCTGCGAGGAGGTGACCACCAGGTCGAAGTCGGCGACACCGAGCGCGTCACCCAGGCCGGTCAGCAGCGCGGCCACGTTCTCCGGCGACGTCGTGGTGACCAGCGCGACGGACACACCCTGCTCGCGGGCGGCGCGGACGGTCTCCGCCACTCCCGGACGGGGCTCGATGCCGTTGTCCACCAGCGACTTCTGGAACAGTGCGGACTTGCTCGCGTGGAC contains these protein-coding regions:
- a CDS encoding LLM class flavin-dependent oxidoreductase: MRVGVVLLPQARWALAREQWQRVEALGFDHAWTYDHLAWRSLADEAWFGTVPLLAAAAVATERVRLGTWVASPNFRHPVTFAKELMTLDDLSDGRFTLGVGAGGTGFDATVLGGAVLSPRERVDRLAEFVGLLDELLREPVTTVHGARYSAVDARMLPGCLQRPRLPFVVAANGPRAMRVAVAHGAGWATTGPEGVTGEQWWSAVAGLVGRLEDTEVDGRSGTGLERYLNLDSGGVYALSSVEAFRDQVGRADELGFTDVVVHHPRTEGVYAGRVEVLEAVAAEL
- a CDS encoding D-alanine--D-alanine ligase family protein, producing the protein MQRILHLVGSAASEFYADLSRLYAADALAALDDPARYVHLVAHVSPDGRWCFPDGLTPTALAAAPALPLSEAVERIVALGVDAVVPQMFCIPGMTTYRSLVELLGIPLLGNPADVMALGAHKARARAVVASAGVRVPEGQLLRRGDRPALAPPVVVKPVDTDNSLGLALVRSAEEYPAALEAAFAESDEVLVERYVELGREVRCGIVDRDGELVGLPLEEYAVGEHKPVRLHEDKISSGSAGLGLVAKDAAHAWVVDPSDPITEAVWAAAKACHRALGCRDYSLFDFRIDPDGQPWFLEAGLYCSFARTSVVAVMARAAGTEVDELFATVLAGALARG
- a CDS encoding lysophospholipid acyltransferase family protein, whose amino-acid sequence is MEPVYSTVIAIARTMFRVQGLKFRLTGTENVPRSGGALVVMNHIGFFDFTYAGFAAKPRGRYVRFMAKAEVFAHPVGGPLMRGMHHIPVDRAAGAGAFDVAVQALRDGEVVGVFPEATISSSFELKAFKSGAARMALEAGVPILPTVIWGSQRVWTKRAPKHLGRTGTPISVDIGAPIEATGSALELTNLVKDRMQTQLDRVRADYPDGHPAGAPWVPASMGGSAPTPDEVVTLDRADTRGKVAARRAKMDGRKHG
- a CDS encoding ATP-grasp enzyme yields the protein MRDAARTVGMLGLLTAVAPVNLLVTGAALLRSAVRPPARQVAAEPRTVLVSGGKMTKALQLARSFHAAGHRVVLVEQGTYRLTGHRFSRAVDRFHVVPAPDAAGYTQALLDIVRAEGVDVYVPVCSPVASYHDAVAKAALSPFCEVVHLDPDELRDVDDKDRFAALAASLGLRVPETHRVTAPAQVAAFDFAATGLTYILKSIAYDPVRRLDLTPLPRPTPAQTLAFAASLPISEDNPWILQELVTGQEYCTHGTVRGGEVQVWACCESSASQLNYAEVDKPAIEEWVRTFCRATGVTGQLSFDVIEEASGEVVAIECNPRTHSAITMFHDHPDLARAYLEDGVGPITPLPGSLPTYWLYQEVWRLATQPGTRRARLRTILAGKDAIFSLDDPLPFLMVHHVHIPWLLVQNLRRGGSWLKIDVNIGKLVEPGGD
- a CDS encoding MBL fold metallo-hydrolase is translated as MQVTSIGHAGFHVRTAAGSVLCDPWVNPAYFASWFPFPDNTTLDWDALGACDYLYVSHLHKDHFDPALLAAHVNKDATVLLPDYPVPDLRRELEALGFHDFLETTTETKHRVTGRDGNVLDLMIIALRSPADGPIGDSALVLDDGETVLFNMNDARPVDLDLLEREFGRVDVHALQFSGAIWYPMVYDLPERAKVAFGTQKRQRQMDRARRYVEQVGATWVIPSAGPPAFLDDELRYLNDDRGDPSNIFPDQTVFLDQMRRNGAEQGLLMLPGSTADCHGSAEPVLTHAIDPASVFGNGDDGVKAAYVEAFAQRQRPVVAAAKASWAPAEGEPLLAPLKALFEPLMAQADAISTGIGGPVVLELGAEMVVLDFATRTVRAGVEGEKSRYGFAIPPELVRTVLRDGEHDWVNSIFLSTRFRAWRVGGYNEFLYTFFKCLTDERMAYADGWFAEQHDDGAEIVLEGWRVQKRCPHLKADLSRFGVVEGTTMTCQLHGWQWNLEDGTCLTSAGHELRVEKA